TTCTTACATCTTAAAAACCCATGGCAAGTATGTTTAACTACTGACCACCCTAACGCAGGTCCATTCATAAGATACCCAAGAATTATCTCCTGGTTAATGAGTAACCAAAGAAGAATGGAAATGATTGAAAACGGTGAAGTTCACAAATGGGTACAAAAAAGAACTACTCTCCCAACTCTTGAAAGGGAATACGACTTCAACGACATTGCAATTATTACAAGAGCAGCACCTGCTAAAATCTACGGTTTCAGAGACAGAGGAGCTCTTACTCCTGGATACAAAGCAGATATTGCTGTATATGACATAAATCCTAATGAAATTGACCCATCCAGACAATATGCAGAAATCGAAAAAGGTTTCTCTCTTGCTGATTACACAATTAAAGATGGTCAAATCTTAGTAAAAGATAAAGAAATTGTAAAAGTTAAAGAAAGTCAAAACATGTGGGTTAATGTACAAGGATACGAACATGAAGAACAAAATGTTATTAATAAAATCATGCCGTTCTTTACTCAATATTACTCCGTAAAATGGGAAAACTATCCAGTACATGATCATTATGTGTCCAATCCTATAAGGATAGATGTTAAAAGATAAAAAGGGTGTTTAATTTGAAAACAATAACATTTGATCAATTAAAAACTTCTTCAATCGCTTTAGAATTTGATGAATTAATTCCTGATGAAATTTATGCATGGAGCGAAGAAGATTTTGCAAAATATGAAGTACCTATTGGAAACTCAAGATTCCCAATTACTGATTTCTTCGATATTACTGTAGAAGGTGATGCAGAAGGACCTAATGATGTTAAAATGATTCTTAACGGTGACTTAAACAGGGTTAAATACATCGGTTGTAAAATGAGTGGAGGAGAAATTGTCTGTAATGGTAATGTTGACCTTCACGTAGGTGCAGAAATGAGTGGCGGATCCATCTATGTTCACGGTAATGCAGCTGCTCATGCAGGAAGGGAAATGTCTGGCGGATACCTTGAAATCGACGGTGACACCAAAGAATTCACTGGAGCTTCTTACATTGGTGAATGGAGAGGTATGACTGGTGGTAAAATCGTTGTTAAAGGTAATGCTGGTAAACAATGTGGTGAATGTTTAACCGGTGGAAGAATTCACGTTTTAGGTAACTGTGATATTTTAGCTGGTATTCACATGACCAAAGGTATCATTGAAATTGACGGTGATGTAAACCGTTGGCCTGGAGGTCAAATGAAAAACGGTAACATTGTCATTCACGGATTCCTTGGAAGATTACTCGAAGGTTTCGTTCTTGAAGGCGTTGTCGACGACCCTGAAATTGACGGCGAAGTATTCAAAGGAAAATATATCCAATACAAAGGGGACATTGGTCTCAATGGTAAAGGTGCTTTAT
This genomic stretch from Methanobrevibacter smithii ATCC 35061 harbors:
- a CDS encoding formylmethanofuran dehydrogenase subunit C; the encoded protein is MFNLKTITFDQLKTSSIALEFDELIPDEIYAWSEEDFAKYEVPIGNSRFPITDFFDITVEGDAEGPNDVKMILNGDLNRVKYIGCKMSGGEIVCNGNVDLHVGAEMSGGSIYVHGNAAAHAGREMSGGYLEIDGDTKEFTGASYIGEWRGMTGGKIVVKGNAGKQCGECLTGGRIHVLGNCDILAGIHMTKGIIEIDGDVNRWPGGQMKNGNIVIHGFLGRLLEGFVLEGVVDDPEIDGEVFKGKYIQYKGDIGLNGKGALYLDAEANREKLAHYNEIDDEYTSIREYRNL